The proteins below are encoded in one region of Telopea speciosissima isolate NSW1024214 ecotype Mountain lineage chromosome 10, Tspe_v1, whole genome shotgun sequence:
- the LOC122642394 gene encoding annexin-like protein RJ4 → MATLIAPDHPSPVEDAEALRNACKGWGTDEKAIISVLGHRNAVQRKLIRQAYKQVYEEDLIKRLESELSGAFEKAVYRWMLDPPDRDAVLVNVALKHSIPDYRVIAEIACVRSPEELLAVKRAYHLRYKRSLEEDVAAHTEGDCRKLLVALVGIFRYDGDEINASLARSEAGILHDVIQRKVFNHEEVVRILSTRSKAQLNATFNFYKDEYGTSITKSLLGDPADEFLAALRTAIRCFSDPHKYFGKVLSNAINKAGIDEDGLTRVIVTRAEKDLKNIKEMYNKRNNGTLEHDIAKETSGDYKAFLLTLVGIEGH, encoded by the exons ATGGCAACACTCATAGCTCCTGACCACCCTTCTCCAGTTGAAGATGCTGAAGCTCTCAGAAATGCTTGCAAAG GATGGGGAACAGATGAGAAAGCCATAATCTCAGTACTTGGGCACAGAAATGCAGTTCAAAGGAAGCTAATCAGGCAAGCTTATAAGCAGGTTTATGAAGAGGATCTCATCAAACGCCTTGAATCTGAACTTTCTGGTGCCTTTGAG AAAGCTGTCTATCGTTGGATGCTTGATCCTCCTGACAGAGATGCAGTATTAGTTAATGTGGCATTGAAGCATTCCATACCTGATTACAGAGTGATTGCTGAAATTGCATGTGTTAGGTCTCCTGAAGAGCTCTTGGCAGTGAAAAGGGCTTACCATTTGAGATATAAGCGATCTCTGGAAGAAGATGTTGCCGCCCATACTGAAGGCGACTGTCGTAAG CTTTTGGTTGCTTTGGTGGGAATATTTAGGTATGATGGGGATGAGATTAATGCGAGTTTAGCCCGATCAGAGGCCGGTATCCTTCATGATGTGATCCAGAGGAAGGTTTTTAACCATGAAGAGGTAGTTAGGATCTTGAGCACAAGGAGTAAAGCACAGCTCAATGCAACTTTCAACTTCTACAAGGATGAATATGGCACTTCCATCACCAAG AGTTTATTGGGGGATCCTGCTGATGAGTTCTTAGCGGCATTACGCACGGCGATCCGATGCTTCTCTGATCCTCATAAGTATTTTGGAAAGGTG TTGAGCAATGCAATTAACAAGGCAGGGATAGATGAAGATGGACTCACGCGGGTGATTGTTACACGTGCGGAGAAGGATTTGAAGAACATCAAAGAGATGTATAACAAAAGAAACAATGGAACTCTTGAGCATGACATAGCCAAGGAAACTTCAGGGGACTACAAGGCTTTCCTCCTCACTTTGGTGGGGATTGAAGGGCATTAG